TTATTGAGACCAAAATAAACGAAGGAAAATTACCTAGAGGATAATCTTAGCTACGAGGGTATTTTTATGGCAAAGGCGAAACCTGTAGAAATTGGTGAAATTAAGTTCGACAAAAAAAGCGATGCCTTAAATTTCATGAAAGATATGTTAAACAAGTATGCCCCTGAAGAAAAAGTTGATGAGAATGATTCAAAGTTTCTCTCAAGTGCAATATTAAAACACCCTGAGTTTGAAGAAAAAATTGGTGTTGGAATTAAGCATTTTTTTGTTCGCAGGGCTGATTATGG
The DNA window shown above is from Desulfobotulus pelophilus and carries:
- a CDS encoding DCL family protein — encoded protein: MAKAKPVEIGEIKFDKKSDALNFMKDMLNKYAPEEKVDENDSKFLSSAILKHPEFEEKIGVGIKHFFVRRADYGTKCFWLERVDGTVARFSYKYCVDC